CGAGTGAGGCCCCCTCGTGGAGTCCAAAAGGGCCCTCTGCTACATTCTGCCttatgaaaaatagaaaagtattTAGAACCCCCAAAATACGTTTCGGGAGAGTTACACAGGACGCTGAGGCGTCTTCGCAAGGCGCTTTGAGGGTCCCAAGCAGGCGACACCGTGAGCCtttttgatttctgttttttttttaagcctcttATATTGTGGCTTGGGGTTTTTTggtatcatgaaaaaaaaattagaaaattccaAGAATCTCGGTTAAACAGGAAATATGAATAGAAATGGAACTCAATGCTCAACAGACCGAGCCTAGACGGTGTGACAAGTTACTGAATTTACACCACTTTTGTAGCAGTGAAGACACCCGTGgcttaaatttcttaaactcaATTTTCCCATCCCAGAAATGTTTCCCGTGCTCTTCCTCAGACAAGCTGACCAGTGGAAGAAGaactctcccctcctccctacTTAAGGTTTGCCATTTTCCTTTTGCTCTTCTCTTCCTATCATTTTCTCACCAAATTGAGACTGCGAGGGAAATATGCAGCAGCACACGAGGAAGTCCGTTCCTTTCAAAAAcaatctaaaaaaatttttttttaggcaaAACAAGGTTCCTCAACAATGGAAAGATGCAATGAAATCTCTTTTCTCCCCCGGGCTGGACTGAGCGGTATCTCTAGGCTAGATGACTCTGGGGCGAGGACAACGTCGCCCCACTAGCCCCGGGCTGCCCGGGCCAGCTCGGCCAAGGGCGGGCAGTCCCGGCGGCCACCCGAGTCAGCACTCATCCGAGAGGTAATCGCTGCCCGCCAACTCCGTGGCCTCGAGCTCCACGCTGGACAGAAACCTCCGCAGCGTCTTCCGGCAGTTGTAATCCAGGGTGGTGGTGTAGACGGTCTTGGGGTACTTGGGGTAGACGATGGTGGTGCTGAGGAAGCGCGTGGGCTTGTGGCGGGGCTCGAAGCGCACTTCGGCCTTGTAGCTGCGCCACGTGCAATCAGGGACGCAGGTGACCGTCTGGCTGCAGGAGGCCACCGCCAGGCCCAGGGGCAGGTGCACGTCATTGATGAAGTGCCGCTCGGAGTCGTACTTGATCGAAGAAGTGTACCTGGGCCAGAGACACAAGGCAGCATAACGCCGCTGCTCCGAGCAGGCGGCACGGGGTCCCCACGGTGGCCCTGCCGCCTCCCGTGGGGTCTGAGCACTGGGGATGAGGCTGCCCCCGGGAGAAGCAGCCTCGAGCTCAGGGAGCGCTTACTAGGAGCCAGCTGCTCTCCTGAGGAGCTAATTTAATCTTCTCAGCACCCCTGGGAGAGGAAGCAGAGGTGACGAGGTTCAGGTCACAGAGCTGCTGGGAAGTGGGGCCGGGAGTCGATCCCAAGTGTGCAGGACCCCCAGATTGAGCCCTGGGCTCCCCATTTCTCAGTGCGGGCCGCAGCTCTGGGTTTTAGTCCCACCCGCAGCAGAAGCCTCGCCAGCGTACTGAACCCTCCCATGCCCCGCTTCCTCTCTGCCAAGGGCGCTCCATAACAACTGTGCAGAGGGCTAGAACCCAGGAAGCGCTGCCAGCAGGAATGAGAACACATTACGAAGCTTGCCCACAAGGGCGAGCAGCTTCTCTGCCCCCTCGCAGGAGCAGTCAGCTCTGGAGTGAGAGGACGAAGGCAGAAGGAACCCAGAAATCCTGAATGCCCGTTCCGAACGCTTGCTGTACCAAGTGCCAGTATTTGGCCTACCTTTGGTTAGGTGACCCCAAAACCCAGGGATGCGACCATATCAACCAGAGAGAATTACAACGTGGAGTTCCATAAAACAGATGCAAGCCCACCTTCCTCAGCAGCTACCTTAAGTCCTTCTCTGGGCAATTTGCGATTCTGTGTGGGTATGTGCGTACAAACAAAGCATCGATGCattttattgcattatttttgtaGCTTCATAGATGCTAGAATACGTACAAGTATCACATACAGACACATCAAACAGTGCTGGCCCCCACCAGCCCCAACTCCCTGGACAGCTGAGGAGGAATCCACATTCTTTGCCATGAGTCTGATGTAAAATTTATTCTCCGGTGGGGCACGTAGATAAGTGGCTTGGTGGAAGGCTAGTATCATGAAGTCATGTCCTCgtttttttcaaaatacaaacTCCACAGGAATAAAAGGCTAAACTGCTCACCTCCAAACTGGTGAACCTCCCCTTTGTTCCAAGTCAAAAAGGGCCCTTTGTATTAACGCAACTGAAACTCCAGCTACAAAACCCTCAGGTACAAAAAGTGAAATTCCTTTCTCTAAAGAGACATCTTTCATTGAGCTCCTCAATGAATGTTTGCCCCAAGGTAATTCTTGATGAGATAAATTCCCAAAGGAAGAATGTTGCTTGCCTGAGGGAAATTATCCCATAAAACTAGCTTATAGCACCTTGAGGCAGGTGGGGGAAGAGGCGGAGCAGCCTCTgtaattaatttttaacaatttttatacAACTGATGGTCAAGggatataaagagaaaaagatcAAGTTTCAGAACTTTATGCATGACATGATctcatttttattctaaaatgaATGTCTATATAGTTCATTGGTTAGAtctgcaggggaaaaaaaatctgaaaatgtaCCCACCAAACTATAATGGTCTTTGGCACAATTCTgtaattaaatacatttttttaacaaGCATTAATTTCCGGAATAAAACactgaaaatttgaaaataaaataaaaccagggTCTGCTGTCATTTACCTTACTTCCGTCGGTGGTAAAGGGTCAAACTCCACTCCTTCACCAAAGGACAGGGGGCAGAGCCTTGGCAGGGAGCTGGAGGccaggtgggggagaggggcatTCTGCAAGGATGGAGAGCACAGTTAGGACTGCCGGCCCTGACCAAGGTGGGAACACAGCCCCCACAGAAGGTCCTGAGGCTGAGCCTCCGGGGGTGGGCCCAGCTGTCGTCTGGGTCCCCAGGATGGGCCTGCCTGGGAGGGGCACTGGACAGGAAGCTGAAGGTCTGGGTGCAAATCCCAGGTCTATCACAGACACGCTGTGCCACATCACAGCCTGAGAACAAGGAGGTGCGCCTTTCATCGCTGAGGTTTTACGAAAAGCTGAAAAGAGGAAACAAACTCAAGCCTGACGTCACGGCCGTGGCCAGACGCAAGAGCTGCCTGCTGCGCCATCTGCGGCCACGCGGGGAGGAAACCTCCATTCACCAGAGCTTCACTCGCCAGAACCTCGATTATGTGGCACCCCTCTCATTGTCTCAGCAACCCTTCAGAAATGGcacaggctggggtggggggcacctCGCTTTATCATAGACACATGAACAGATGACACTGGAGAATGGAGATGAGGCCACAGATTCCAGCATGGTCAGGATGCATCAAGGAAGGCTTCCCGGAGGTGACACACGGTGGGCTTTGGCAGGTGGAACAGCTAACCAGGTGTTGGGAGAGGCAGGAGGGGCCGGGCTCGGGAGGGAAAAGGATGCTGGATGGGAAGTGCAGCCTGGAAGGCACAGAGATCAAGGGGTGTGTCTGGCCCGTGGTCAGGGGACATGGGGAATGAGGCTAGAAAGGGGCTGGATGGAAAGGACTTTGAGGGCAGTGATTTCGGGCCTTCAGATGGAAGGGAGGGCATGAACCGGGGCTCAAGGAGGACAGGGTCAGTGGGTCAAGAATCCCGTCTTCACACCAGACCTGCCACGTGGTCCTGGAGGAACAGCAGCTGCCACTCACCACcgcaggggaggagagagggctgTAAATACGTGGCCCcaagggggaggggacaggggccTTGCAAGCCTTGACTGAAGGCAGGATGTGGTTTCCAGCTGTAGGTAGGAGCGGTAAGCACCACCATGTGGGCCATTCCAGGCAAAATCGACTTGGGGGAGTGTTTTCTTTAagtaaaaattgatttttttaaaggttccaCCCACCCGAAGGCCTCCCACCTATTATGCCTGGACTCTGGGCTTGGCAGTCAGGACCAGGGAGGGCACCCGGAGGTGACCCCCTTCTCAAGTGGCCCCTCCAGAGGCACTGGCCCCGCTGGCCATGCGAGCAGGGCCAGAGCACACTCCCTCCCTACCACCCGCCGGGAGCGGCCGCCGCCGGGGGCCCAGGCGCGGGTTCCAGCCCGCAGCACGGCCGCGGAAAGCTGGGTCCCCTCCGGGGTCCCGGgcgccccgcccgcccggcccGGGCAGGAATGTGGCCGAGCCGCACGCAGCCTGGCAGCCTCCGGGGCCGCCACCCCGAAGGGAGGAGGCGGCTCGTCTCTCCCGGGGGCTCCCGCGCCTCCGAGGCGATGACAATTTTCCAGCCACCGGCTCCAGCTGGCCAAGCTCTCGCGGCTCTCCCGCCCCGGGATCCCGGCGATGGCCACGCCGGCCCGACGGGCGGGTGGCGGCGTCGACTGCGCGCCGCGAGCGGGGCGGCGAGACTCACGTGTGGTCCCCCGGGGCCGGCGGCGGGAGGGATGCGGGGCCACTCACCGGGGCCGCGGGGGTCGCCGCCGCGTCGGGCTCCAGCGCTCCGGGTGCCGGCGTGCGCTCCCCGCCGCCGCCACCCCCGGCCGGCGCGAGCCCCCagtggctggggctggggctggggggcagcCCCGAGTCCGGGCTGTCCAGGACGCCGTCGCCCTTCTTCTTCGTGTCCACGAGCTCGGGCACATCCTGCAGGCTCAGGCGGCCCACCATGGCTGTGCGCGTGGCGGCGCCGGGGCAGCCGGCGCGGAGGCCGCGGGGGAGCGAGGGCCGCGAAGGGCGCAGACGCGGGCCGGGGCCGCTGCCCGCGCGGCCGCCCTCCCtgccccgccgccgccgcgctgCCCGGGTCTCGCCGGCGGCCgcgctccccgccccgcctcaGCCCCGCCCCGGCCGGCCTGGCCCGCACCGGCTGCGCCGCGAGGCCCGACGCCAGGGGCCGCTGCgctcccgccgccgcccgcccggcCCGCCCCGCGCGGCTGATTGGAGCGCGCCGGGGCCTCCGGGCCGGCCTCGCGGCGGGCGGGCAGGGCGCCCCCAGGCGGGCCCGGCCTCCCCAGCCCGCGGCAGGTGGACGCGGGCACCCCGCTCGCGCCCGGGGCCCCTGGAGGCATCTGGCCTCCTCGCCCTGGCCCGGTGGAGCCGGGGAGGCGCTGATGTCTCTGGATCTGGCGGTCGGGGGAGGCAGCCGGAGCCAGCGAGCAAACAACTGGAAATTATTAATAGTTAATGCGCTTCGTCTGGCTCCAGCAGTTGGATTGCTCGGCAGGGCGGGCTGTGGGGCTGGCGCTGGCGCTCATTTCTGcccaggaggaaaggaaggcCTCCTTCGTTCATCCTTAGGGCACTCGCGGAGGGAAAGACCAAGCCCTCTGCTGGGTGCCCAGTTTCAACAGGCCGTGGCCGCATCTGGCAGGGAAATTCTGGGGTGGACCTGCCCAGGACTTGAATAAGATGGACAAGCTCGGCAGGTGGCCCACGGGGCTTCCTCAGGGCCTGAGGGCCACAGCTTTCCACCCACCGGGGGCCTTAGGCTCTGTGTCACTCAAACAAAACAGACTGGGGGCTACTCGCCTCCCCTTTGGTTTGACAGAGAAGTCGCATCTGCGTGGGTGCACATTTCAGTAGCCCCTGGTTCTGGGGCTGGGCTCTTCCAAACCCATCACAGACATCCCCATGATCAGCAACAGTTAAAGGCTGTCCTTGCTCACGCCTAACCCTGGGTGGGACTGGAGGGGGCGCTCTAATGGGTTCAGCTAAGGGCCTGGGCTGGAGCCGTGCCCAGGCCCAGGTGGCTGGTGTCAGCTCAGTGGGGAGAAGTCATGCGCCGGGTTGGAGTCTTCCTGGCCAGATGAGAGATGGGGTCGGTGCACGGCCTCAAGGGCAGTCTGGCCATACTCTTGCAAAAACAAAGGGCACTTGTCCTGTTTGGGGCAGGCTTGTTAAACTCAGAATTTTAGTGCGGGCAGAACTTAGGTCTGCTGGCAAAATTCaaccctcctccctctctcaccCTTCACTTTCAGGCCAGGAAGCAGAGAAGGGACTTCTGTCCCCCAAGTCACACATCTGGCACAAGGCAGCTTCTGTTACCAGGAACCAGGATCATCTCCTTCACAGAAAGGCAAAGCTGGGCCAGGCCTGGGTCCCGGGGGATGGGGGTGAGGCCCGCAGAAATAGATCACAAAATCAAGTCCTGGGTGAGCTATCAGAGCAAGGACATCCTGTGAGCAGGGGTGAGCAGGGGTTGAGCTGACTGCACTATTCCAGCTTGCTGGCCCTGCTGATCCCGCCATCTGTACTTCCCAAGGCTGCCCAGACCCCACACATCCAAGGAAGAATCTAAGCACTCTCTGGGGTTTCAGAAGGGTGGTCGGTTGGCAGTAAGTGGACTCAGTGCTCTAGAGGGAATTTGCCCACTGCATCCCCAGCAGAGCCTGGGGTCTACAGAGTCCTAAGCCTGGTCAGACTGGGAAAGGGATCCAAGAAGATGGCAATTGCCCCAAGGAGGTGGTGCTCTTCCAAGTCATCAGCCTGGAAGAGGTGGAGGACAAGGCTAAGGAAGTTGCTAGGCTAGTGCAAGGGCTCCCTCCATCAAAGCGTGGATGGCTGTGGAGAGCTTCGGAGGTACCTCCACCTGGGCCTTCGAAAACCCAGATCCAGGGAGGAGCTTGGCAGTGTCCCCTTTGGAGAGAAACTGTGAAGGGCTTGGATTATCTCCTTCTGACGGAAGATCCTGGGCGATATCAAGGCAGCCAACATGTGCCTCTTGGAGCAACAGCTTTGGAGGGTCCAGACAGATTAAGGGGATGCCTCTGAGGCACCCCTTTCTCCTTGGAGACAAGGTCATCAAGAGCTGGCCTGGGATTTTACACAGGAGTCACAGCCATCAACCTGGGCCAGAGGAGCATCTGAACTCTGCTCTCCATCCTACAAGATTCAGCCTGAGCCCCAGGAATGAACCCCTGCCAACTCCAGAGAAGCCCCTCAGCAAACCCTTTAGAGAGACGGGGCAGGGCTTCCTGAACCCAGAGGAGCTCCTCAGGCCTCAGGTCAACTACCAAGGAGCTCCTGAGGCCTACCGTCACCTCCCGCTGCACCACGCCCTCCGTCCTCACTGAGTTCAGCACTGACACTGGCACAGCACAGTAGAGGGACCTGAAGAGGTATCTGGCCCCCGACCTGACACTGACAGACAAGCAGAAAGTGGAGACCAAGATCTGAGACAGACTCCGCCAAGCCACTCAGATTCCCCCATTAAACTGCATGGAAGACTGACTCTCCACAGCTCCCAGAATTCTATTGAACCAATCAAAACAATCAGGAAGGCCCCCGAATTTGCCCACTCTTGTCCAGACGGTTCAGGGAGCTCAAAGAGGAGCCCACGCAGACAGAAGTCACCTGGGCACATGGAGAACCGGGGGGACACCTTCCACCTGGCCAAGCATGCTTGGGAGAGAAGAGTGACGCCTTTTTACAACAGGAATCATCCAGCTTCAGCCTCCCGTGAGTGCTTCTGGGTGGAAGAGAAGAGGGATTGCCTCCAGAACTAAGAACTGCAGGTCAGCTCCTGGAAGTTGCTGAGCAAAGAGCTCACACTGCCTGTCTACCGTGCTCCTTTGGGAGAGCCCCACTCCATGGGCTCATTGACATCCTACATCTTGTTCTAGATTCTTTCCAAAGACCACTGCTTAAAACACTCGAATCAAAGCTCAGGAGAGGTAGCTGATTCCACgctccccctgcccctctcccccctgccccccccaggtCAGCTTCCTCTGAGGAGCTGCTCCACGTGCACCTAGAAAGCAGGGGCAAGTTACAGCCAACAAGCACGGTCCGGGTGATGGCAGAGCTGCATCAGGCGTGGCCTCTCCTCAAAGCTGTCCTTGCGGAGGGCAGTCATCCCTCAGCCTGGCTCAGGGACTCCACGTCCTCACAGGATGTGGCTTCTGGTCTGAGGAGCAAAGGCTGCCAAACAATGGATGCCAATCCAGCATTTTGTACTTTTTTCTGTCCTAAATTAAGCTGATGCCCGAACAGGAGTTAAGCCAGACAAGAACAGGATGGGACCCCCTCCACTGCTGCTGCTTATTGTCTTGGAACAGCCTGTCTTCGGTAAACCCAGCCAGATGGCAGATTAAAAACCTTCCCCGCCCCAGCATGCTGGCCGGCGCCCATGCCTGTGGCCCCGTGCGCTCGCCAGCTTCGGGGTCTGGGGTTGTTCTGTGGTTCATGATACAGTGGATTTGCCCTTTTCCTTCATATGTGGCAACCAAAATGCTTCAAAATAGAATGGAAATTTATTGCCTGAAGTATTTTAAGATAAAGGTTATGGTTTTCAAAGGACATTGAAAGGGACCTGCCTTATACAATAAAGAAGTGAACTGAGTTAAAAAGACACACCCTGCTTATACACCATGCTCATACAGTATTATTCATGAAAGCCGAAAggtgaaataaacaaaatgtggtatagggaagcagatgtggctcaagtgatttggctgccgcctaccaaatgggaggtccaggttcgattcccggggcctcctgttgaaggcaagctggcccaagcagaaagctggtgcagcaagatgatgcaacaaaaagagactcagaggagagacgataagagacacagcagaccagagagctgaggtggcacaagagattgagcacctctctcccactacagaaggtcccaggacttttttaaaaaagatttatttattcatttctctccccttccccgaccccccaagttgtctgctctctgtgtccatttgctgtgtgttcttctgtatccgcttgtattcttgtcagtggccctgggaatctgtgtctctttttgttccatcgtCTTTcggcgtcagctctccgtgtgtggcaccactcctgggcaggctgcactttgtttgctctaggtggctttccttatggggtgcactccttgtacgtggggctcccttacgtgggggacacccctgcatggcatggcactccttgtgcacatcagcactgcgcatgggccagctcaccgcatgggtcaggaggcccggggtttgaaccctggacctcccatgtggtaggtggacactctatccattgagccaaatctgcttcccccagaatTGGTTCTTGGTGCCGcctaaagacaagcagacacaaaaggacacacagcgaatgggtccagagagtagacaacaagggggggaggggataaataaatcttttttaaaatatatggtaTGTACTTTCAGTCGAATATTATTCAGTCTGATACATGATGCAgcatggacaaaccttgaaaacactgtgctaagtgaaagatgccCGACACAAAGAGACAGACAGTGTATGATTCCACTTGTATGAgatgtccagaataagcaaatttgtacAGACTGTAGATAGGTGGCTACCAGCAGCCATGCTAGAGGAAATAGGGAGTTGTTCCTTAATgcgtacagagtttctgtttaggatgatgacaaaattttagtaatgaagggtggtgatggtagcacagcaccGAAAGAGTAATTagtgccactgaattatacacttaaaaatgtttaaaatggccaattttatgttgcatatatgttaccacaatcgAAAAACACGTACTCTGATAAGACACAGTGCTCATGATTGGTGAGGTCCGTCGATAACCCTGAACCTCTGGGACAAAGGTGACATGACCCAGATGGGCAAGGGGGCTACACACCAGCGTCCTCGCCTGACAGTTGCCGAGCGGGTCTGCgggaatgcaggctggctccTTTTCGGAGCTTTCCACTGGGAAACTGCCAGTTGGGCTGGAGAAATGGGGTCATCACAGCCAGCTGGTTATCCTCACCCAGATGCCAActgcagctggggtggggggcaggtgtCCTCTGCGGGGTGCCCCGCGACGCAAGGCAAATATAAGCACCCCCCGCAGAGGCCTCTTATTTTTCAGATGAGTTGATTCTTCCAAATACTCCTTGGTTACACAGAAAAGGGCCTTGGCCGCTGCAAAATAAAATCCAGATGGAATTTTGCAAAGAGCTGGGGCACATGGTCTGCTTGGAACCGCATCAATGCACTTGTACTCCTGGCTCCAGTCTGTGTATTCACACTGGACAAAGACTTGCAGGCCAGAAAAATAGTCCTGGGTTGAGCAATGGAAGCTGAGACCTTGGCTCCTTGACTGACGGGCGGGAGGGAAGGGTACGCGTCCACAGTCCTGCGGGCGGGTGGCTGGTCTGATCAGGAGAGACAGGCACCCGGCTCTAAGGGCAGCCTCGAGGGTCCCCACAGTGTTTCAGGACCACCTGAGGGCTCGGGCTGCGGGGAGGGCTGGAGAGGGGTGCCTCTTGGGGATTGCCAGTTTTCTACCGGGACAATTTGACCCGCTGTGTCCTTCCTGGGAGCAGTACCCCCTTAAGCAcattcctctcctccccccattccAAGCAGAAATCACACAGGCCGGGGCAGCTGCTGTTTGTAGTTAGGCACCGCGGGGAGCTCCTGATACTTGCTGAAGACACTTACATGACTTTGAAAAAACATGTTCAGTTGGGGGTCTTTGCTGAAAATTAGCTGAGGATGGGGGAAAAAGCAAAATTCCAAATGTCTCGTGCTTTCCCAGGCCATCTCAGCCAGGGGTCTAACTGGAATTTTGCTGCGTCGTGCCTCGCACGAGCAGGAACTCTCGCTCCGCAATTTTGCCATGCCCCCTTTACTGGGAATCCCCGAGGGTGTCTTTTGCATGCTCGTGAATAAATCAGGCCATCCACACGGGATGCCTGCTAGTGACTGCCGTTTCCTTCTCTGGGCAAGGCCGGCTCTCCTGGCCCCTGGGCCTGCTCGGCTGTGTGACGATGCCCCACCGCCTCCCTCCGACAGGCTGTCCTGGCTGAGACTCCCAGCAGCAACGCCAGGCGGTGCCTCTGTGGGTAACTGCTTCTCTGCCCTTGCCAGGCACTGCCCCAAGTCCCGGCCACTGCTGCTGAGGCCACAGGCGGTGGGCGGGCTCTGTGGCTCTGGGGACAAGAGCTGTGAGGCATTCTGCAGCCAAGTGCCTCTTGTCCCTTCTGTTACAGAGGGTGGTCCTGAAGCAATTTGGCTTCCTGTATGACAGACAGCCAACTTCTGCCCCGCCCTAGGACTCAAACTTGAACCCTGCAGGGCTAGGCCAGAAGAAAataccagttaaaaaaaaatcaaactgtgAACTCCAATTCCCTCTCCTCTAACTCCCTACTGGATCCTTCTCTTAGAAGGATTTCCCACCTAAGAAGAATTTTGGGCCCACATGCAGAGGCTTCTGAGAGGATTGCTCCACGTTCCACAGACAGGCTTGTGCATGTCTGACCCCAGGAATACCGGGGATACTCAGCTTCAGCACCAACTGGGACCCCCTGCTCCCCTCAACACCCATCAGACATCACCAAACTCCCATCTCCACTTCTTGATTTTCAAAGACAGAAAAGCAGGTTTTTCCACTTCCAGGGATGGCGGCTAACTCCCTCACCACCGAAGGGGTCTGCCTGGAAGCTGTCTGGGGCCAGATCTGCCAGGCAAAGCCTCTGAGAAAGGGCCTTCTGCTGTGGTTGGAGGCAGGAGGTCAGGCGAATGTCAGATTTCATCCTTGAAACCCAAAGACAGGCTTTCTGAACAGGATGGATGTGCAGAGAGAGGTGACCAATGCTTGCCTGTTGTTCTGCACCTTGTAATGGAAAGGGCAGAGCGCAGCTCACACTGCCATCAGGGCTCTGCGCTTTGTGTTCCCAGCTGAAATATGGTTCATCAGTAGCTACCCTGGCCTTGTTTGGCCAGACCCACTTCATGTCTACTCGCAAGGCTCAGCGTACCTCCTTGACAGTTAGTACCCAACTCTGCTTTAGGCTAGAGTTCTTGGCATTCATGTCCACCCTCCCAGCAGGCTCATTCATTCAAGCAGCACCTGTGgggtgcctactgtgtgccaggcagagTGTAGGAGCACCAAGAGCGTTGCGCTCTTGAACCAAATCAGAAACAGGTAGGtaaagggggggggagggtagtTCCTGGCAGAAGAAACAACATTGCCAAGGGTGGGAGCTCCTGAGGGCAAAGCAGaggggctggcagatggcagATGGTCCAGAACACTCATTAGACGAGTTTGGAGTTGCTCCCTTTGCTTACTGCTCACCAGGTAGTAGACCTAGGCTTGCTCCTTACCAAATACCACCTGCTTCTTGGTCAACCTTGGAAGCTCTTGGGTGACTACACACAGGAATGTCTCAAGTCGATTACCTTGCAGGAGTAATGGGCGTG
This genomic stretch from Dasypus novemcinctus isolate mDasNov1 chromosome 21, mDasNov1.1.hap2, whole genome shotgun sequence harbors:
- the RFLNB gene encoding refilin-B, with the protein product MVGRLSLQDVPELVDTKKKGDGVLDSPDSGLPPSPSPSHWGLAPAGGGGGGERTPAPGALEPDAAATPAAPNAPLPHLASSSLPRLCPLSFGEGVEFDPLPPTEVRYTSSIKYDSERHFINDVHLPLGLAVASCSQTVTCVPDCTWRSYKAEVRFEPRHKPTRFLSTTIVYPKYPKTVYTTTLDYNCRKTLRRFLSSVELEATELAGSDYLSDEC